A single region of the Halorussus gelatinilyticus genome encodes:
- a CDS encoding carbohydrate kinase family protein, producing the protein MSDFDARADSARLDAVAVGSAVEDRIYGLTNLPEPDGGAFVRDEATATGGVAANVAAGLARLGRETGVVSRLGDDEAADRILADLRERAVDARRVRRGDPDERTTYSMILRDPEGERMIVNGGEAVPNLRLSDADREYVRRADLAFTSAYAPDPVVSALVEDAERDDGDGFPPLVFDLAGPLSELEDRATRPETLDALLPVCDCFVANAVSARSYLGEGPRGAIETLRERGVRRAAVTRGTDGALLLTDDGTVLDVPAFAVETADTTGAGDAFTAGLLHAWFLGDRGPREAGRFAAATAALNCTAETARGGLPTEDDVFDFLDSR; encoded by the coding sequence ATGAGTGACTTCGACGCCCGGGCGGACTCGGCGCGCCTCGACGCGGTGGCGGTCGGGAGCGCGGTCGAAGACCGCATCTACGGCCTGACCAACCTGCCGGAACCCGACGGCGGTGCGTTCGTCCGCGACGAGGCGACCGCGACCGGCGGCGTCGCCGCGAACGTCGCGGCGGGACTCGCTAGACTGGGGCGCGAGACTGGCGTCGTCTCCCGACTCGGTGACGACGAGGCCGCCGACCGGATTCTGGCCGACCTCCGCGAGCGCGCCGTGGACGCCCGCCGGGTCCGCCGGGGCGACCCCGACGAGCGCACCACCTACTCGATGATTCTGCGCGACCCCGAGGGCGAGCGCATGATAGTCAACGGCGGCGAGGCCGTGCCGAACCTCCGACTGAGCGACGCGGACCGCGAGTACGTCCGGCGCGCCGACCTCGCGTTCACCAGCGCGTACGCGCCCGACCCGGTGGTCTCCGCGCTGGTCGAGGACGCCGAGCGCGACGACGGCGACGGTTTCCCGCCGCTGGTCTTCGACCTCGCGGGGCCCCTCTCGGAACTGGAGGACCGGGCCACCCGCCCAGAGACGCTCGACGCGCTCCTACCGGTCTGCGACTGCTTCGTCGCCAACGCGGTCTCCGCGCGGTCGTACCTCGGCGAAGGCCCCCGCGGCGCAATCGAGACGCTCCGCGAGCGAGGCGTCCGCCGGGCCGCGGTCACCCGCGGGACCGACGGCGCCCTCCTGCTGACCGACGACGGGACCGTCCTCGACGTTCCCGCCTTCGCGGTCGAGACCGCCGACACGACCGGCGCGGGCGACGCCTTCACCGCGGGCCTGCTCCACGCGTGGTTCCTCGGCGACCGCGGTCCCCGCGAGGCCGGGCGATTCGCCGCGGCGACGGCGGCGCTCAACTGCACCGCCGAGACCGCGAGAGGCGGTCTGCCGACCGAGGACGACGTGTTCGACTTCCTCGATTCGCGGTGA